In Oncorhynchus clarkii lewisi isolate Uvic-CL-2024 chromosome 16, UVic_Ocla_1.0, whole genome shotgun sequence, one genomic interval encodes:
- the LOC139367719 gene encoding dysbindin-like: MSTSSSGSTNHNKRQSLETDNSQIVLDNDSAQHLKLRERQRFFEEVYQHDMDILLSSAHLHIDSRKPPMGSISSMEVNVDMLEQMDLMDISDQEALDVFLNSGANNSPLASPLPEVDDEEEDEEDESKEVVYRERVPTCDIRRGSKSRMSSTSSGSSDTSGGGTDTHVVQSDDEEVHADTLLLTSVPRTKDEEAEEEDEEK, translated from the exons TGGAGACAGACAACTCTCAGATTGTGTTGGACAATGACTCAGCCCAGCATCTGAAGCTGAGGGAGAGACAGCGCTTCTTTGAGGAGGTGTATCAGCACGATATGGACATCCTCCTGTCCTCGGCTCACCTGCACATTGACAGCAGGAAAC CTCCCATGGGCAGTATCTCCTCTATGGAGGTGAACGTGGACATGCTGGAGCAGATGGACCTCATGGACATCTCTGACCAGGAAGCTCTGGATGTGTTCCTCAACTCTGGGGCCAACAACAGCCCACTGGCCTCCCCTTTACCAG AGGTAGACgatgaagaggaagatgaggaagacgAGAGTAAAGAAGTTGTCTACAGGGAGCGTGTGCCAACTTGCGACATTCGCCGGGGGTCAAAATCTCGCATGTCATCCACCTCTTCCGGTTCCAGTGACACCAGCGGGGGCGGAACCGACACCCATGTGGTCCAATCAGATGATGAGGAGGTGCACGCAGACACCCTGTTGCTGACCTCCGTGCCTCGAACAAAAGATGAAGAGGCAGAGGAAGAAGATGAAGAGAAGTGA